From a single Streptomyces rubradiris genomic region:
- a CDS encoding DUF317 domain-containing protein yields the protein MTEPALDAHVRLDTHPTHSSAVTATVTGTKADRALAILLADGWENAAENTLVLVRIDHEEPYWANETAGKLHAAGIPTQISDRLRKAIHEEWTWADYPMPWLTRSEIREVSDQAQKLYDDIRHRRLLIHAHAHDGHTTVAVGTYLNTGKSVYLHGENHLRQIADTFDSPAQALTMFERVHGDSMRPGPAPLTDTERQTAQARTILGTPDTGTESPVAQPEPAPEPEVVPAYAADPGDHDALLEEFLAAHGEWQKWSTWSDDTTHAIHESQTLRIERVHQADPRETSWTVAAYETPVSERMWHLTATDTAPAPVLKALLDQLDDTDTWETVAGSPITDKTVTEATRPLTDAGWKHTVDGRWIRWETPQKDAGVQFDAFAAQNPGHYLPTWTLWAGQNPDRPTWAIHASTYTPATLLSHLTGELAEGIGIRQPRPPQAKKAHHYAPATPSGAPQQPPAHLRR from the coding sequence GTGACCGAACCTGCCCTCGACGCCCACGTCCGCCTCGACACCCACCCCACGCACTCCAGCGCCGTGACCGCGACCGTCACGGGCACCAAAGCTGATCGTGCCCTGGCCATCCTCCTGGCCGACGGCTGGGAGAACGCCGCCGAGAACACGCTCGTCCTGGTCCGTATCGACCACGAGGAGCCCTACTGGGCCAACGAAACCGCCGGCAAACTCCACGCGGCCGGGATCCCCACCCAGATCAGCGACCGGCTCCGCAAGGCCATCCACGAGGAGTGGACCTGGGCCGACTACCCCATGCCCTGGCTCACCCGGTCCGAGATCCGGGAGGTCTCCGACCAGGCCCAGAAGCTCTACGACGACATCCGGCACAGGCGGCTCCTCATCCACGCCCACGCCCACGACGGCCACACCACCGTCGCGGTCGGCACCTACCTCAATACAGGCAAGAGCGTCTACCTCCACGGAGAGAACCACCTGCGGCAGATCGCCGACACCTTCGACTCCCCCGCCCAGGCCCTCACCATGTTCGAACGCGTCCACGGCGACAGCATGCGCCCCGGCCCCGCGCCCCTGACCGACACCGAGCGCCAGACCGCCCAAGCCCGCACCATCCTCGGCACACCGGACACCGGCACGGAATCGCCTGTGGCCCAGCCCGAGCCCGCCCCCGAACCAGAAGTCGTGCCGGCGTACGCCGCCGACCCCGGCGACCACGACGCCCTACTGGAGGAGTTCCTCGCCGCACACGGCGAGTGGCAAAAGTGGAGCACCTGGTCCGACGACACCACCCACGCCATCCACGAGTCCCAGACCCTGCGCATCGAACGCGTCCACCAGGCAGACCCCCGGGAGACGTCCTGGACCGTGGCCGCGTACGAAACGCCGGTCTCCGAACGCATGTGGCACCTCACCGCCACCGACACCGCGCCCGCCCCCGTGCTGAAGGCCCTGCTGGACCAGCTGGACGACACAGACACGTGGGAAACAGTCGCTGGCAGCCCGATCACGGACAAGACCGTCACCGAAGCCACGCGCCCCCTCACTGATGCCGGGTGGAAGCACACGGTGGACGGACGATGGATCCGCTGGGAAACCCCCCAGAAAGACGCCGGCGTGCAATTCGATGCCTTCGCCGCCCAGAACCCCGGCCACTACCTCCCCACCTGGACCCTGTGGGCCGGACAGAACCCCGACCGCCCCACCTGGGCCATCCACGCCTCCACCTACACCCCCGCCACCCTGCTCTCCCACCTCACCGGAGAACTCGCCGAGGGAATCGGAATACGTCAGCCCCGTCCACCGCAGGCGAAAAAGGCACACCACTACGCTCCCGCTACGCCCTCCGGAGCACCTCAGCAGCCACCAGCCCATCTACGGCGTTGA
- a CDS encoding IS110 family transposase, giving the protein MLFVGCDWSDKWLDFAVLNDAGTVMAERRITYADAPDPVAEYQAFLAPLERRWRSAVTGIEDTGILFARALAAAGMKVVHVDPTRAARHRSALGIAKSDRADARMLAAMVRAGVCRPVVASSPEAQALRTLTHTHRAAVAARVEAAHSLRAALTRFWPAAAAAWPSRLGGLRNAQAMTVLAAAPGPRAASKLTRARLAELLRQAGRTRAVEDEAERLHLLFCRPAMLLDPQVEEAESVRIRDLVAVLDRAVSRAAALEKDMHAHYTRQRHYPLISRIPGIGPVLGAYLLAEIGDRPEERFGSGRSLAAYAGVAPLTWASGTTTRVAFRRASSVHLRSTLHTAAFSLAMQSPGAQHYYRRRRAAGDAHATALRKLGRRLVLCLYRCMSTGLPYDDAVAFGYDPERPDAPALQRRSPLSPDEISHARELLAQPGATVVAVAKAFDVSRQTIYRHVLGRPWAA; this is encoded by the coding sequence CTCGCCCCGTTGGAGCGGCGGTGGAGGTCGGCCGTCACGGGGATCGAGGACACCGGCATCCTCTTCGCGCGTGCCCTGGCGGCGGCTGGCATGAAGGTGGTGCACGTGGATCCGACGCGCGCGGCCCGCCACCGGAGTGCTCTGGGAATCGCGAAGTCGGACCGTGCCGACGCGCGGATGCTCGCGGCCATGGTCCGCGCCGGGGTCTGCCGGCCGGTCGTCGCCAGCAGCCCCGAAGCCCAGGCGCTGCGGACCCTCACCCACACGCACCGCGCCGCCGTCGCGGCCCGCGTAGAAGCCGCACACAGTCTGCGTGCCGCCCTGACCCGGTTCTGGCCTGCGGCTGCGGCTGCCTGGCCCTCCCGGCTCGGCGGGCTGCGCAACGCCCAGGCCATGACGGTGCTGGCCGCAGCTCCCGGACCTCGCGCCGCCAGCAAGCTCACCCGGGCCCGGCTGGCAGAACTCCTGCGGCAGGCCGGCCGGACCAGGGCCGTGGAGGACGAAGCCGAGCGGCTGCACCTGCTGTTCTGTCGGCCCGCCATGCTTCTCGACCCGCAGGTGGAGGAAGCCGAGTCGGTGCGGATCAGGGACCTGGTGGCCGTCCTGGACCGCGCGGTCTCCAGGGCCGCAGCCCTGGAGAAGGACATGCACGCGCACTACACCCGCCAGCGGCACTACCCGCTCATCTCCCGAATCCCGGGGATCGGTCCTGTCCTGGGGGCCTACCTGCTTGCCGAGATCGGGGACCGGCCCGAGGAACGTTTCGGCAGCGGGCGCTCCCTGGCCGCCTACGCCGGCGTCGCTCCGCTCACCTGGGCCTCCGGCACCACCACCCGTGTCGCCTTCCGCCGGGCCTCCTCCGTCCACCTCCGCAGCACACTGCACACGGCCGCGTTCAGCCTGGCCATGCAGTCGCCGGGAGCACAGCACTACTACCGGCGGCGACGTGCCGCCGGAGATGCGCACGCCACCGCCCTGCGCAAGCTCGGCCGCCGACTCGTTCTATGCCTGTACCGGTGCATGTCCACCGGCCTGCCGTACGACGACGCGGTCGCCTTCGGCTACGACCCGGAGCGGCCGGATGCCCCCGCGCTGCAGAGGCGAAGCCCGCTGTCCCCGGACGAGATCAGCCACGCGCGCGAACTCCTCGCCCAACCCGGCGCCACCGTCGTGGCAGTGGCCAAGGCGTTCGATGTCAGCAGGCAGACGATCTACCGGCACGTCCTCGGCCGCCCCTGGGCTGCCTGA
- a CDS encoding XF1762 family protein, whose translation MSTPRLHLVPVRSRQAKDFVRTWHRHHAPPAGQIFAVGAADENGTLRAVAIVGRPVARHLDDGATLEVTRTASDGVRNANSLLYAAAWRAAKALGYRRLITYTQDGESGASLRGAGWRLIAARPPRPGWHTPSRPRTDHPPMTPIRSSFSTAPSAAPTVC comes from the coding sequence ATGAGCACACCCCGGCTGCACTTGGTACCGGTCCGCTCCCGCCAGGCCAAGGACTTCGTCCGGACCTGGCACCGCCACCACGCGCCCCCGGCCGGACAGATCTTCGCCGTCGGCGCCGCCGACGAGAACGGCACCCTGCGGGCGGTGGCGATCGTCGGCCGGCCCGTAGCCCGCCACCTTGACGATGGCGCCACCCTGGAAGTCACCCGCACCGCGAGCGACGGGGTACGCAACGCCAACTCGTTGCTCTACGCGGCGGCGTGGCGGGCGGCGAAGGCGCTCGGTTACCGCCGGCTGATCACCTACACGCAGGACGGCGAGAGCGGCGCGTCCCTGCGCGGCGCCGGATGGCGCCTCATCGCCGCCCGGCCGCCCCGGCCCGGATGGCACACCCCCTCCCGGCCCCGGACCGATCATCCACCGATGACGCCTATACGTTCGTCGTTCTCAACCGCCCCATCCGCGGCGCCAACAGTCTGCTGA
- a CDS encoding DUF317 domain-containing protein translates to MTTFAPEGLVLVSPRYLAGSGTRIADALGPLIHLFDWSYDHDPASGHIRLDSPCGSAFLDFEPTRFDGSWWTIRHHDPSWTARFSRQTPIEAIAAVAQALPQLLGDARHADRIPLTTSALDQTAALNGWTTTRTETTTVYASPDGHCVLTYEPGGELPWRFTHSLYDGFDTEWTATLSRDAPKELARQFFAHLADPAPVERLFKDLPYLVQHGSGALITPLAAAAVSPHVHHAAAQATRTSAGRPQKR, encoded by the coding sequence ATGACCACGTTCGCGCCCGAGGGCCTCGTGCTCGTCTCCCCCCGGTACCTGGCCGGGTCCGGAACCCGGATCGCCGACGCACTCGGCCCCCTGATCCACCTGTTCGACTGGTCCTACGACCACGACCCGGCCAGCGGGCACATCCGCCTCGACAGTCCCTGCGGCAGTGCCTTCCTCGACTTCGAACCGACCCGGTTCGACGGGTCGTGGTGGACCATCCGCCACCACGACCCGTCCTGGACGGCCCGGTTCTCCCGGCAGACCCCCATCGAGGCCATCGCCGCCGTCGCCCAGGCCCTGCCCCAGCTCCTCGGCGACGCCCGGCACGCCGACCGCATCCCCCTCACCACCAGCGCCCTGGACCAGACCGCCGCCCTCAACGGCTGGACCACCACCCGGACCGAGACCACCACGGTCTACGCCTCCCCCGACGGGCACTGCGTCCTGACCTACGAGCCGGGCGGTGAGCTGCCCTGGCGGTTCACGCACTCGCTGTACGACGGGTTCGACACGGAATGGACCGCGACCCTCAGCCGCGACGCCCCCAAGGAGCTGGCCCGGCAATTCTTCGCCCACCTGGCCGACCCGGCACCGGTCGAACGGCTCTTCAAGGACCTGCCCTACCTCGTCCAACACGGCTCGGGTGCGCTGATCACCCCCCTGGCCGCAGCCGCCGTCAGCCCTCACGTCCACCACGCCGCCGCGCAGGCAACCCGCACGTCTGCCGGCCGACCCCAGAAACGATGA
- a CDS encoding DNA cytosine methyltransferase has product MILDLFAGCGGWSHALSVLGARDIGLEWDTWACETRAAAGQLTLQTDVARYPAWIFSGRVLGLIASPPCQAWSMAGKRLGLVDQPLVHQAVADLAAGRDTRDQLLAACADPRSLLAAEPMRYLHALNAVGEPEWVAMEEVPDVLPLWRQYAAILRTWGFSVWTGILNAADYGVPQTRRRAFLLASRVRTAAPPPPTHAQVAEPESLFGPGRARWVSMAEALGWGRTDGPVPTVCAGGGPGGGPEPFPSGSRKTLADARDRGTWTPHPGGAVLRSRREGPAWAARPGSDLPADRPAPTFTAEAHRWVWSLRSNNQTNATVRSIREPAGTLFFGHRANECTWVAEPAAPSPGDTAGKTMVVPEPIKITAREAGILQSFPADYPWQGNKGQQFSQIGNAVPPRLAAHLLAPHLNVPFRPDDFTLAA; this is encoded by the coding sequence ATCATCCTTGATTTGTTCGCCGGCTGTGGTGGTTGGAGCCACGCCCTCAGCGTTCTCGGGGCCCGCGACATCGGCCTGGAATGGGACACCTGGGCCTGCGAAACCCGCGCCGCAGCCGGGCAGTTGACCCTCCAGACCGATGTCGCCCGCTACCCCGCGTGGATCTTCTCCGGGCGTGTCCTGGGGCTGATCGCCTCCCCGCCGTGCCAGGCGTGGTCGATGGCCGGCAAGCGCCTGGGTCTGGTCGACCAGCCCCTCGTCCACCAGGCCGTCGCCGACCTCGCCGCCGGTCGTGACACCCGCGACCAGCTCCTGGCCGCGTGCGCCGACCCGCGCTCCCTGCTCGCCGCCGAGCCCATGCGCTACCTGCACGCCCTGAACGCGGTGGGCGAGCCGGAGTGGGTGGCCATGGAGGAGGTCCCCGACGTCCTGCCCCTGTGGCGGCAGTACGCCGCCATCCTGCGCACCTGGGGGTTCTCCGTGTGGACCGGGATCCTCAACGCCGCCGACTACGGCGTCCCCCAGACCCGTCGCCGCGCGTTCCTGCTCGCCTCCCGGGTGCGTACCGCCGCACCCCCGCCGCCCACGCACGCCCAGGTCGCCGAGCCGGAGTCGCTGTTCGGGCCCGGCCGCGCCCGGTGGGTGTCGATGGCCGAGGCCCTGGGGTGGGGCCGGACCGACGGCCCGGTGCCCACCGTGTGTGCCGGCGGGGGCCCGGGAGGCGGCCCCGAGCCCTTCCCCTCCGGCTCCCGCAAGACCCTCGCCGATGCCCGCGACCGGGGAACCTGGACTCCCCACCCGGGCGGAGCCGTCCTGCGATCCCGTCGTGAAGGGCCGGCCTGGGCCGCCCGGCCCGGCTCCGACCTGCCCGCCGACCGTCCAGCGCCGACGTTCACCGCCGAAGCACACCGCTGGGTCTGGTCCCTGCGCAGCAACAACCAGACCAACGCCACCGTCCGGTCGATCCGGGAGCCGGCCGGGACGCTGTTCTTCGGGCACCGCGCGAACGAGTGCACCTGGGTCGCCGAACCCGCCGCCCCCAGCCCCGGCGACACCGCGGGCAAGACCATGGTGGTACCCGAGCCGATCAAGATCACCGCCCGGGAGGCGGGCATCCTGCAGTCCTTCCCGGCCGACTACCCCTGGCAGGGCAACAAGGGCCAGCAGTTCTCCCAGATCGGCAACGCCGTCCCGCCCCGGCTCGCAGCCCACCTCCTCGCCCCGCACCTGAACGTCCCCTTCCGCCCCGACGACTTCACGCTCGCAGCCTGA
- a CDS encoding DnaB-like helicase N-terminal domain-containing protein produces the protein MPRTTHPHKDGLGASAPSPPGYFAEQALLGALLSEPHRLPDVTGISPDAFTTPAHAAVFAAIQALPTPAPVETADHAAALAALRARPAAPGPGKHAEHIAWLGKVLTVARGQARGLTAAHLHTLISACPTPRHAPAYTRIIQAEHARRRLHKAAQRLTHTARDTSLPHPVPSTLAEADALAGVVDAIAAAFPPHSGSLPRTPLPPQEPPPDGEEATQEERLLLATATARPAETEQMRWLTEEDFTLPLHAGLWRCLTTLVRQRAPVDPVTVLWQAQQRGVLNGVDDPREVLGFLTRPDVSAPYLGERILRRSVLATAHHAGRRIEAFSDDPANSPYQLVVGSRRALAELTAIRTRWQQATSPATGPPPRTTRAVRRTGPAPTTAASAGRLTR, from the coding sequence ATGCCCCGCACCACCCACCCGCACAAGGACGGCCTCGGCGCCAGCGCACCGTCGCCGCCGGGCTACTTCGCCGAGCAGGCCCTGCTCGGCGCCCTCCTGTCCGAACCGCACCGCCTGCCCGACGTGACCGGCATCAGCCCCGACGCGTTCACCACCCCGGCGCACGCCGCGGTGTTCGCCGCGATCCAAGCCCTGCCGACCCCCGCCCCCGTCGAGACCGCCGATCACGCCGCCGCGCTCGCCGCCCTGCGTGCACGGCCTGCCGCCCCCGGCCCGGGCAAGCACGCCGAGCACATTGCCTGGCTGGGCAAGGTGCTCACCGTCGCCCGCGGGCAGGCCCGCGGGCTGACCGCCGCCCACCTGCACACCCTCATCAGCGCATGCCCCACCCCCCGGCACGCGCCCGCGTACACGCGGATCATCCAGGCCGAGCACGCCCGCCGCCGCCTGCACAAGGCCGCCCAGCGCCTGACGCACACCGCGCGGGACACCTCGCTCCCCCACCCCGTGCCGAGCACCCTGGCCGAAGCCGACGCCCTCGCCGGTGTCGTGGACGCCATCGCCGCCGCGTTCCCGCCGCACTCCGGCTCCCTGCCCCGCACCCCCCTACCCCCGCAGGAACCTCCACCCGATGGCGAAGAGGCCACCCAGGAGGAGCGGCTGCTGCTCGCCACGGCCACCGCACGGCCAGCCGAGACGGAGCAGATGCGCTGGCTGACGGAAGAGGACTTCACCCTCCCCCTGCACGCCGGACTCTGGCGATGCCTGACCACACTGGTGCGCCAGCGCGCCCCCGTCGATCCCGTAACCGTCCTCTGGCAGGCCCAGCAGCGCGGTGTCCTGAACGGTGTCGATGACCCACGGGAGGTGCTCGGTTTCCTCACCCGGCCGGACGTGTCCGCGCCCTACCTCGGCGAGCGGATCCTGCGCCGGTCCGTCCTCGCCACCGCCCACCACGCCGGCCGCCGCATCGAAGCCTTCAGCGACGACCCGGCCAACAGCCCCTACCAGCTCGTGGTCGGCAGCCGCCGCGCCCTCGCCGAACTGACGGCCATCCGCACCCGCTGGCAGCAAGCCACCTCCCCGGCAACCGGCCCCCCGCCCCGCACGACCCGGGCGGTCCGGCGCACCGGCCCCGCTCCCACCACGGCAGCCTCCGCCGGCCGCCTCACACGCTGA